TTCACTCATCCTTCCCATTGTATCAATGATAGTTATAAGATAATCTTGAACATCTGAGTTTGCTATTGCAAGAATCTTATTGACATCTTCTATTGATGGGACATATTTGATCCGTTTTTCAATAGGTATAAATTTCATTCCATCAAGGGGATTATGCTCTATGAAATTCTTTGCTTTAGCAAAATTAAATGCAGCTCGCAGATAACGGATTTCTTTATTGGCAACAAATGCAGATATCTTTTTTCTCTCAAAGATATAACCTTCAACCATTGCTTGAGAAATCTGTTTACAATCCAATTTGCCCCATATTTTTACCCATTTTTTAGCCAAGTAATAATGTTCACCGTAGTGCTTTTGAGAGTTATAAGCTTTTACATGATCAAGTCTCAGATTAATCATCTCCAAGAAGGTTATGTCTGTTAGGGTCTTCACTATCTCTTTGGGGGTCTTTATCTCTTCCCTTCTTTTTGCTTCCGCTTGTTTCGCTTCTGTTTTCGTTTTGAACCAAGCCTCTGTGTATCTTTCTCCCTTTAGGGTGAAGTCGTACCTCCATCCCTTGTTGCTTACTAAATAAACGCTCATATAAGTCCTCCTTATTTGGAAAAAATAGAGAACCCCCGAGCTTCCTTCCGCCAAGTTCCA
The DNA window shown above is from Desulfobacterales bacterium and carries:
- a CDS encoding site-specific integrase; protein product: MSVYLVSNKGWRYDFTLKGERYTEAWFKTKTEAKQAEAKRREEIKTPKEIVKTLTDITFLEMINLRLDHVKAYNSQKHYGEHYYLAKKWVKIWGKLDCKQISQAMVEGYIFERKKISAFVANKEIRYLRAAFNFAKAKNFIEHNPLDGMKFIPIEKRIKYVPSIEDVNKILAIANSDVQDYLITIIDTMGRMSEINLLKWDDVDLEQRFVILYTRKKKGGNLTPRKIPMTKRLYEILHR